One genomic region from Sphingobacterium multivorum encodes:
- a CDS encoding glycoside hydrolase family 130 protein, with amino-acid sequence MNIIVKIAGSMLFVFLSGCKIQHGVQLKKGQWVLGGFERPKGVNPIIEPDTSSLFYDPMLKKEIRWEDNDTFNPAAVVKGDSVFVIYRAEDRTGKAIGHRTSRLGLAASADGIHFERLKTPVFYPGPDEQQDNEWPGGTEDPRIAQTEDGRFVLFYTQWNRKVPRLGVAISTDLRHWVKYGPIFKKSKNRPTLIDEPHKSASIVTVMNGNKQVIAKINGKYWLYWGEHGVYGATSDNLIDWEPVTAGKGILTAFISPRDGYFDSSLTECGPPAVLTDNGIVLLYNGKNHAEKGDKRFNKNTYSAGQVLFDPQDPTRVLARMDTPFLRPMEAFEKSGQYIDGTVFIEGLVFFKQKWFLYYGCADSKVAVAIYDPENPSVMDPLP; translated from the coding sequence ATGAATATTATCGTAAAAATTGCAGGTTCTATGCTGTTCGTCTTTTTGAGTGGTTGTAAGATACAGCATGGCGTACAGCTTAAGAAAGGACAATGGGTATTGGGGGGCTTTGAGCGCCCCAAAGGAGTAAATCCAATTATTGAGCCTGATACAAGTTCGCTGTTTTATGATCCAATGCTAAAGAAGGAGATCCGATGGGAGGACAACGACACTTTTAATCCTGCGGCAGTGGTGAAGGGAGATAGTGTCTTTGTCATATATCGTGCGGAAGACCGGACGGGGAAGGCTATTGGCCACCGGACCTCCCGTCTGGGGTTAGCGGCTAGTGCGGATGGTATTCATTTTGAACGGCTCAAAACACCGGTATTCTATCCGGGGCCTGATGAACAGCAGGATAACGAGTGGCCTGGCGGGACAGAAGATCCTCGGATAGCACAGACTGAGGATGGGCGTTTCGTGCTATTTTATACCCAATGGAACCGAAAGGTGCCGCGGCTTGGTGTAGCAATATCCACTGATCTGAGACACTGGGTTAAGTATGGTCCCATTTTTAAAAAATCGAAAAACAGGCCCACTCTCATTGATGAACCGCATAAATCAGCTTCAATTGTGACAGTAATGAACGGTAACAAGCAGGTGATAGCTAAAATCAATGGTAAATATTGGTTGTACTGGGGAGAACATGGTGTTTATGGTGCCACATCCGATAATTTGATTGACTGGGAACCCGTAACAGCTGGTAAAGGTATACTGACAGCCTTTATTTCCCCAAGGGACGGTTATTTTGATAGCTCCTTGACCGAGTGTGGTCCCCCAGCAGTTTTGACTGATAATGGAATTGTATTGCTATACAATGGTAAGAATCATGCTGAGAAAGGAGATAAGCGTTTTAATAAAAATACCTATTCGGCGGGGCAGGTGTTATTTGATCCACAAGATCCAACAAGGGTACTGGCTCGAATGGATACTCCGTTTTTGCGTCCCATGGAAGCCTTCGAGAAAAGTGGGCAATACATTGATGGAACGGTTTTTATTGAAGGGTTGGTCTTTTTTAAACAAAAATGGTTTTTATATTATGGTTGTGCGGACTCTAAGGTTGCTGTGGCCATTTATGATCCCGAAAATCCTTCCGTCATGGACCCCTTGCCCTAA
- a CDS encoding DeoR/GlpR family DNA-binding transcription regulator codes for MISKEERHDFILIKIQKERKLAMADLATELGVSEHTVRRDLKELADAGLLRAIRGGATLRSNIPFDIYDRNNLDVMEKQFIAEKSITLLKDHQVIFFDGGTTTQAIAGNIPDSLNLTVVTHSLPIANILANLPNISLIFAGGAFCKSSLTMQGQQTISAYGEIYADISFIGVCGLDLYRGLTARTLEETAIKRVLCKNSMNIVAATTSNKLDTLAPFLTCPASDISYLITEKDPLDRILQPYATQGITIL; via the coding sequence ATGATCTCAAAAGAAGAACGTCACGATTTTATATTAATTAAAATCCAAAAGGAAAGAAAATTAGCGATGGCGGACTTGGCCACCGAGCTTGGTGTTTCCGAACATACCGTGCGACGTGATCTTAAAGAGTTAGCTGATGCCGGCTTACTTCGGGCTATTCGTGGCGGTGCTACACTACGGTCAAACATTCCATTCGATATATACGACCGAAATAACCTTGATGTTATGGAGAAACAATTCATAGCAGAAAAATCAATCACACTATTGAAAGATCATCAGGTCATCTTTTTCGATGGAGGCACAACAACACAGGCAATTGCTGGAAATATTCCAGATAGCCTAAACCTCACTGTTGTCACACATAGTCTCCCGATAGCCAATATACTTGCAAACCTCCCAAACATCAGCTTGATTTTCGCGGGTGGTGCTTTCTGCAAATCATCTCTTACGATGCAGGGACAGCAAACTATTTCCGCCTATGGAGAAATATACGCAGATATCAGCTTTATAGGGGTATGCGGCCTGGATCTCTACCGCGGACTTACGGCAAGGACGCTCGAGGAAACAGCTATCAAAAGGGTACTTTGTAAAAATTCAATGAACATTGTTGCTGCAACAACAAGCAATAAGCTCGATACCCTCGCACCTTTCCTAACATGTCCCGCGTCTGATATCAGTTATTTAATTACAGAAAAAGATCCTCTTGATCGCATTTTACAGCCTTATGCCACACAAGGTATTACCATTTTATAA
- the rpiA gene encoding ribose 5-phosphate isomerase A produces MNNLKQEAAKAALQLLKPDQLIGLGVGSTIAYFIELIAGSISFKSSLKFTSPSFETRILLQENDLTCMDNSTLAMLDYYFDSCDQVDMHLNAFKSGGGVHTGEKIMANMAQQFILLVDGSKMVDKLTTKHPLCVEIIPEAWLSVLKELKSSYSTAIADVVLRKSEQKSGPLLSERGNFLADIYFYTLPDIFDLNKQIKLITGVVEHSLFYRLCSQCLLATEDGITHLSANHLGESNPDKNVTQ; encoded by the coding sequence ATGAATAATCTCAAACAGGAAGCTGCCAAAGCTGCTCTTCAACTTTTAAAACCCGATCAGCTCATTGGACTAGGTGTGGGATCAACAATAGCTTATTTCATCGAATTAATCGCCGGCAGTATCAGCTTTAAATCCAGCTTAAAATTTACTTCGCCTTCTTTTGAAACCAGAATACTACTCCAAGAGAATGATCTTACTTGTATGGATAACAGTACTCTAGCAATGTTGGACTATTATTTTGACAGCTGCGATCAGGTGGACATGCATTTAAATGCATTTAAAAGTGGCGGCGGCGTGCACACAGGTGAAAAGATTATGGCGAATATGGCACAGCAGTTTATTCTATTGGTCGATGGCTCAAAGATGGTCGATAAACTGACCACAAAACATCCACTATGTGTTGAAATTATACCCGAAGCCTGGTTATCGGTACTGAAAGAACTAAAGTCAAGCTATTCTACAGCAATAGCCGACGTAGTATTACGAAAATCCGAACAAAAATCAGGTCCTCTCCTGTCTGAGAGAGGTAATTTCCTGGCAGATATTTATTTTTATACACTACCCGATATTTTTGATTTAAATAAACAAATCAAACTCATTACAGGTGTCGTAGAACATTCACTTTTTTATCGACTGTGTTCGCAGTGTCTTCTAGCAACAGAAGACGGCATAACGCATTTATCTGCAAACCACCTTGGAGAGTCAAACCCGGATAAGAACGTCACGCAATAG